In Miscanthus floridulus cultivar M001 chromosome 8, ASM1932011v1, whole genome shotgun sequence, the sequence TCGCCGCccccgccgcggcggcgggggcggtgaCGGTTGCGGGGAGCCGCGGGGGCGGCACCGCGGCGGAGACGGAGGCGGAGGGGAAGTTGGTCCGCGCAGCGGCGCCGCGGATGGTCCTGGCGGCGGCGTCGTAGGCGCGGGCCGCGGCCTCGGCCGAGTCGAAGGTGCCGAGCCAGATCGGGGTCTTCCTGGCCGGGTCCCGGATCTCGGCCGCGTACCGCCCCGACGGCCGCCGCCTCACCCCGCGGTACTTCACCTCCGGCCCCCCCGCGTCCCCCGGCGCCGTCGGGACCGGGACTGGGACCGGCGGCGGCCTCGCCCGCCGCATCCCCCCTCGCCTCCTCCAcgcgctctcctcctcctcttccttcctCTCTGCCCTGCCCTGCCTGCCTGTCTTCCCGTGCGGCTTGTTGTGCCTTGTCCTCCTCGGCGACTCCGCGTTTGGCTTGGCCCGGCCCCCGAGtggcctttcctttcctttcctccCTCGGCTGCTCCTGCGCCTGTTTGGTCGGCACGGCCCCGCAGAGGCTGACGCGCCGGGCCCGCCACGACCCGGGCGCCGCGTCGGTCCGTTGGGTTGATTTCCCACGACCGCATCAGGCGTCACCACGTCCACGTCCCGGGGGTGGGTCGGCTGCCTCTGCCTGCCGCGCCTGCGCCTCCTCCTCAATCCTCGCCACGGCAT encodes:
- the LOC136471115 gene encoding ethylene-responsive transcription factor 3-like; this translates as MPWRGLRRRRRRGRQRQPTHPRDVDVVTPDAVVGNQPNGPTRRPGRGGPGASASAGPCRPNRRRSSRGRKGKERPLGGRAKPNAESPRRTRHNKPHGKTGRQGRAERKEEEEESAWRRRGGMRRARPPPVPVPVPTAPGDAGGPEVKYRGVRRRPSGRYAAEIRDPARKTPIWLGTFDSAEAAARAYDAAARTIRGAAARTNFPSASVSAAVPPPRLPATVTAPAAAAGAATSSHSSTVESWSGGGAPAGILRAAAAPAAEEDCRSYCGSSSSVLCEDGASGPGCGDEAAAPPPAPLPFDLNVPDPAADEMDWRCDTLLHL